A region from the Nocardioides exalbidus genome encodes:
- a CDS encoding alanine racemase, producing MSLTLTVDGDRWRRHLLSTVTTHPGIVPVAKGNGYGLGLGRLARRAQWLADHAGETGAPLDLLAVGTYDEVPEAATRYSGDLLVLTPWRPFGAALDLDERTAARVVHTVSRPEDLAALRERDPRARFVLEQLTSMMRHGMTRRELATAAEELGQARSGLRGVAMHLPLNTTSHLGEVTRLINEIVASGLPTTTVFASHLTASELARLATSYPDFTVRPRIGTDLWLGDRGALRVGATVLDVHQVERGDTFGYRGRSVPKSGHIVVVSGGTAHGIGLEAPTGDQSLKARAATLARGGMDAVGFVRSPFSIDGKQRLFAEPPHMQASMLFVPSGARVPRVGEDIDVRIRFTATDFDRVVVS from the coding sequence ATGAGCCTCACCCTCACGGTGGACGGCGACCGCTGGCGCCGGCACCTCCTCAGCACCGTCACCACGCACCCGGGCATCGTCCCGGTGGCGAAGGGCAACGGCTACGGCCTCGGGCTCGGCCGCCTGGCCCGTCGGGCGCAGTGGCTCGCCGACCACGCCGGTGAGACCGGGGCGCCGCTCGACCTGCTGGCCGTCGGGACCTACGACGAGGTCCCGGAGGCGGCCACCCGCTACTCCGGCGACCTGCTGGTGCTCACGCCGTGGCGACCGTTCGGCGCCGCGCTCGACCTCGACGAGCGCACGGCCGCGCGGGTCGTCCACACGGTCAGCCGGCCCGAGGACCTCGCCGCGCTGCGCGAGCGCGACCCGCGGGCGCGCTTCGTCCTCGAGCAGCTCACCTCGATGATGCGGCACGGCATGACCCGGCGCGAGCTCGCGACCGCGGCCGAGGAGCTCGGACAGGCCCGCAGCGGGCTGCGCGGCGTCGCGATGCACCTGCCGCTCAACACCACCTCGCACCTCGGCGAGGTCACCCGGCTCATCAACGAGATCGTGGCCTCGGGCCTGCCGACCACGACCGTCTTCGCCTCCCACCTCACGGCGAGCGAGCTCGCCCGGCTGGCCACGAGCTACCCCGACTTCACGGTCCGTCCGCGCATCGGCACCGACCTCTGGCTCGGCGACCGCGGCGCGCTGCGGGTGGGCGCGACCGTGCTCGACGTGCACCAGGTCGAGCGCGGCGACACCTTCGGCTACCGCGGGCGCAGCGTCCCGAAGAGCGGCCACATCGTGGTGGTCTCCGGCGGCACCGCGCACGGCATCGGGCTCGAGGCGCCGACCGGTGACCAGTCGCTCAAGGCGCGGGCCGCGACCCTCGCGCGCGGCGGCATGGACGCGGTCGGCTTCGTCCGCTCGCCCTTCTCCATCGACGGCAAGCAGCGCCTGTTCGCCGAGCCCCCGCACATGCAGGCCTCGATGCTGTTCGTGCCGTCAGGCGCGCGCGTCCCCCGCGTCGGCGAGGACATCGACGTCCGGATCCGGTTCACCGCCACCGACTTCGACCGCGTCGTCGTCAGCTGA
- a CDS encoding lipid II:glycine glycyltransferase FemX, producing the protein MTTSVTTGLTLRPITTQEHRDFIAGRSSASFLQTPGWASVKAEWKAESLGWFRGDEIVGAALVLNRQLPRVKRYLAYLPEGPVIDWTGDDLEAWLRPMVAHLKKQGAFAIRMGPPVVTRRWSAEQVKAGIADETVRRLGDVPPLERSQDGARVIAQLHELGWQQQSAEGGFSAGQPQFNFQIPLVDESGAPRTEADVLAGMNQLWRRNIKKADKSGVEVALGGRDDLKAFHDLYVHTAERDHFTPRPLAYFQTMYDALAAEDADRIQLWLARHEGDLVAATIAIRVGTHAWYSYGASSTEKRDVRGSNGVQWAMIRHAIAAGAEVYDLRGITETLDADDPHVGLIQFKVGTGGEAVEHAGEWDLPVNRAIYKAFQLYLARRG; encoded by the coding sequence GTGACGACCTCAGTGACGACCGGGCTGACCCTGCGCCCGATCACGACGCAGGAGCACCGCGACTTCATCGCCGGCCGGTCGTCCGCGAGCTTCCTCCAGACGCCCGGGTGGGCGAGCGTGAAGGCGGAGTGGAAGGCCGAGTCGCTCGGCTGGTTCCGCGGTGACGAGATCGTCGGAGCCGCGCTGGTCCTGAACCGACAGCTCCCGCGCGTGAAGCGCTACCTCGCCTACCTGCCCGAGGGCCCGGTCATCGACTGGACCGGCGACGACCTCGAGGCCTGGCTGCGCCCGATGGTCGCGCACCTGAAGAAGCAGGGCGCGTTCGCGATCCGGATGGGACCGCCCGTCGTGACCCGGCGGTGGTCGGCCGAGCAGGTCAAGGCCGGCATCGCGGACGAGACGGTGCGCCGGCTGGGCGACGTACCTCCCCTGGAGCGGTCGCAGGACGGCGCGCGCGTGATCGCCCAGCTCCACGAGCTCGGCTGGCAGCAGCAGTCGGCCGAGGGCGGCTTCTCCGCCGGGCAGCCGCAGTTCAACTTCCAGATCCCGCTGGTCGACGAGTCGGGCGCCCCGCGCACCGAGGCCGACGTCCTCGCCGGGATGAACCAGCTCTGGCGCCGCAACATCAAGAAGGCCGACAAGTCCGGCGTCGAGGTGGCCCTCGGTGGCCGCGACGACCTCAAGGCCTTCCACGACCTCTACGTCCACACCGCCGAGCGTGACCACTTCACGCCGCGGCCGCTGGCGTACTTCCAGACGATGTACGACGCCCTCGCCGCGGAGGACGCGGACCGGATCCAGCTCTGGCTGGCCCGGCACGAGGGCGACCTGGTCGCCGCCACGATCGCGATCCGCGTCGGCACCCACGCGTGGTACTCCTACGGTGCCTCCTCGACCGAGAAGCGCGACGTGCGCGGCTCCAACGGGGTGCAGTGGGCGATGATCCGCCACGCGATCGCGGCCGGCGCCGAGGTCTACGACCTGCGCGGCATCACCGAGACGCTCGACGCCGACGACCCGCACGTCGGGCTGATCCAGTTCAAGGTCGGCACCGGCGGCGAGGCCGTGGAGCACGCCGGCGAGTGGGACCTCCCGGTCAACCGGGCGATCTACAAGGCCTTCCAGCTCTACCTGGCCAGGCGGGGGTGA